TAGATGTGACAGGGGAATTGCTCAGTTTAATTGTATTTTTGCCGCAAAGTTACTCCACCAATCTTCATCTAATTTTATCTCAAGTAATTTTATAAAGGTCGatttaacaacaacaaaattttaCTCTATTTGTTGacaataatttaattttcagTTAATGCTTTAAAAATATTCCCCCTCTTTCTCCCTCTCAAGTTCAAAgcttaatattcttttttttaaaaagagcaTAAACGGCATAACAAAAATTTCATCCTTTTAACTTTTAAGTATAAAGTAGTTTTAGTAGCTAAGATTTCAATTAAAAGAAAAGTATTTCATGTATAAAAAATGTCCCTATATTGGTAAGATGTCAGTTTCTCCAATCTTTCAAATTGGgattttcttcaaatttgaaattaaagagGGTAATTCGTGTGAAATGGTTTTGAAAACgcatcattttgaattttatagtAGATTTCaaagtttatattttgttaaaaaaaatatcatttaaaattttggaaaaaaaataatctatgcTCGATTTAAAGAGATTGTTCGTacaatgtaaaaaaaattatattaaaaaaatcattagaTATTACAATTATTTACTAgtgattttttataatattaacgTGTATTTAAAAGTTTGTAattgtaaatatttatttataaatataaaacatggagATATCGTTTTATCAATGCGACACCTTAGAATATTTCGATTTCttatttatgaactatgatttgtTCATTTGATAAGATTGTATAAGAATGGTGAAAATTTGATAAGTCTTCACAACTTGTGAGgttttcatatttatataaaaaaaaatgcaacttaacaaatttaatttatatgtcCAAACAAAACTTTAATTTCATATCATTTGATTTTATATCGCATATCCAAACGAccctaaaaaaattattctcatgcgaaaagtaaaaattataatttgaatacaCAATTTAATttgatcataaaatatttttttcaaatttcttacGCATAAAAAAAgcgataaattttaaaaataaattacaagtAATCTACaaatttaattcaaattatacaACCTGAAATAGATGGAATATTTTCCCACTAGGTAGGGGATCATGGTAAAAATAGACCACGGTTAGGACGGATGAAAAATATAgattaaaaaaactattttttaaagagaaaaaggaaaagaaaattaatgCACATAatgggagagagagagagagaaagaggcaCATAGCAGGTCTTTAAATTGAGAGGCAATCTTCAGTATTCCTCAgagtgaaaaaaaaatcagtGAGGCCACCTTAAAATATTGTGTGTGTATTTGactttcttctttccttcttccCCCTCTCTAACATCCCGCTTCTTCAGATCCCTTTCTGTTGTCGTCTGTCTTTCAAAAAAAGATTTTCAAGTTCAAAATCCTTCACATATTTTATACAAAAATCAAGACTCCCTTTTGGGTGTTTTTGTTTTGAAAGCCAGGTGATCCAGAACAGAGATCCAGGTTctcttttttaattgttttcttTGTCCAAGCAACCAGTAGGGTCTGTTTTTGAATCCCTCAGGTTGGTTTTTGGTTCTTGATTTTAACACAAATCACTTTATAGAAAGTTTATTACCTCTTTTTTGTTGTAAAAATTTCTACCTGTTCTGTAGTTTTGACATAAGAAACAGGTGATTTAGCTTACTTTTTGTGAATTATtggttttcctttttttgtgtgtgttttgaTAATTAACCATGGCAGCAGCTATAGACATATACAGCAGCAGTAGCGGTAGCAGTAACAGCGGTTCAGTTTTATCAGATCCTTTAACAGAAGAACTTATGAAAGCACTTGAACCTTTTATGAAAGGtgtttcatcttcttcttcttcttcttcttatcctTCTTCTCCAtctccatcttcttcttcaccttcaacttcatcttcttctttctatCCTTTTGGTGAGCCCAATTTGTACACTGATTTCTGCACAATCCCATCAACGACtacccaaatgttttctcaaggGTATTCGTGTTTTAACCATATGGGTGTAGCTGAAACAGGTTCAATTGGGCTTAACCATCTTACCCCTTCTCAGATCTTGCAAATCCAAGCTCAGATCCAATTCCAGAACCAACAGCAACAACTACTATTACAAttacaacaacagcaacagagCTTAGGTTTGTTAACACCCAATTCCACATATCCTAAGAATTTGAATTCTACAAACTATCTTGGTCTGAAACCAGTTCCGATGAAGCAAACTGGTGGTGCTTCACAGAAATCCACTAAGCTTTATCGTGGAGTGAGACAACGCCATTGGGGCAAATGGGTTGCTGAAATTAGACTTCCTAAGAACAGAACCAGGCTTTGGCTAGGCACTTTTGATACAGCTGAAGAAGCTGCTTTGGCTTATGACAAAGCTGCTTATAAGCTAAGAGGAGAGTTTGCTAGACTTAATTTTCCGCATCTAAGGCATCAATTGAACAATGAATTATCCGATTTCAAGCCTTTGCATTCCTCCGTTGATGCTAAACTTCAAGCCATTTGCCAAAGCTTGGCCAATCCCAAATCAGGTGACTTGTGTTCTAAATCTAATTCCAAGCCAAGAAAGTCTAATAAAACCGCAGCAGCAGCTTTAGTGGATTCAGGTTCATCTCAAGATTGTACATCGAAGTCCGAAATCACCATAGATGATTCATTGAAAGGAGAATTCAGCTATCCAAAGAATGCTACCGTCAAGATTGAagcctcatcatcatcatcccCTGCACCATCTGTGGAATCATCATCTTCGCCTGAGTCTGATATTACTTTCTTGGATTTCGCTGAGCCATC
This Solanum dulcamara chromosome 1, daSolDulc1.2, whole genome shotgun sequence DNA region includes the following protein-coding sequences:
- the LOC129902536 gene encoding ethylene-responsive transcription factor RAP2-13-like encodes the protein MAAAIDIYSSSSGSSNSGSVLSDPLTEELMKALEPFMKGVSSSSSSSSYPSSPSPSSSSPSTSSSSFYPFGEPNLYTDFCTIPSTTTQMFSQGYSCFNHMGVAETGSIGLNHLTPSQILQIQAQIQFQNQQQQLLLQLQQQQQSLGLLTPNSTYPKNLNSTNYLGLKPVPMKQTGGASQKSTKLYRGVRQRHWGKWVAEIRLPKNRTRLWLGTFDTAEEAALAYDKAAYKLRGEFARLNFPHLRHQLNNELSDFKPLHSSVDAKLQAICQSLANPKSGDLCSKSNSKPRKSNKTAAAALVDSGSSQDCTSKSEITIDDSLKGEFSYPKNATVKIEASSSSSPAPSVESSSSPESDITFLDFAEPSFDESENFFLPKYPSVEIDWAAL